The Streptomyces cynarae genome contains a region encoding:
- a CDS encoding TetR family transcriptional regulator: MRTVDGRVAGRRGQATRQKLLDCLSEMLSSSPYRDVKVIDVARKAGTSPATFYQYFPDVEGAVLEIADQMAAEGAGLTQLLEGRSWAGKAGWQTAQELVEGFLEFWRKHDAILRVVDLGAAEGDKRFYKIRMKILNSVNNSLADSISELQSKGRVDKDVNPAAVAGALVAMLASVSSHQKGFTSWGVKQAELKPNLALLVYLGVTGRKPTK; the protein is encoded by the coding sequence GTGCGTACCGTCGACGGCCGCGTGGCCGGTCGACGCGGGCAGGCGACGCGGCAGAAGCTGCTCGACTGCCTCAGCGAGATGCTCAGCTCCTCGCCTTACCGCGACGTCAAAGTCATTGATGTCGCCCGGAAGGCGGGGACGTCACCGGCGACCTTCTACCAGTACTTCCCGGACGTCGAGGGCGCCGTCCTCGAGATCGCGGACCAAATGGCCGCGGAGGGTGCCGGGTTGACCCAGCTGCTGGAAGGCCGCTCCTGGGCCGGGAAGGCCGGCTGGCAGACCGCGCAGGAACTCGTGGAGGGTTTCCTGGAGTTCTGGCGCAAACACGACGCCATCCTGCGCGTGGTGGACCTCGGCGCGGCCGAGGGCGACAAGCGCTTCTACAAGATCCGCATGAAGATCCTGAACTCGGTGAACAACTCACTCGCGGACTCGATCTCCGAGCTCCAGTCCAAGGGCAGGGTCGACAAGGACGTGAACCCGGCGGCCGTGGCGGGCGCGCTCGTGGCGATGCTGGCGTCCGTGTCCTCCCACCAGAAGGGCTTCACGTCCTGGGGCGTCAAGCAGGCCGAACTGAAGCCGAACCTCGCGTTGTTGGTGTACCTGGGCGTCACGGGCAGGAAGCCGACGAAGTAG
- a CDS encoding pyridoxine/pyridoxamine 5'-phosphate oxidase has protein sequence MATDLRELLRSLRVWDPETTELPAFDPAAAPGEPLTLFTEWFAQAVAAGQTEPHTMSLATADADGTPDVRIVMLHGADADGWSFATHSGSRKGRQLANRPYAALGFYWPVQGRQIRVRGPVTAAPSQEGQADLHARSTGALAAALTGRQSEVLGSTEELARASEQAWEQAQREPDAPVPSWTLYRLRPEEVEFFQGDARRRHVRLRYLRTEEGWATELLWP, from the coding sequence ATGGCAACGGATCTTCGCGAGCTGCTCAGGTCCCTGCGGGTGTGGGACCCGGAGACCACCGAGCTGCCCGCCTTCGACCCGGCGGCGGCGCCCGGGGAGCCGCTCACGCTGTTCACGGAGTGGTTCGCGCAGGCGGTGGCGGCGGGGCAGACCGAGCCGCACACCATGTCGCTGGCGACGGCGGACGCGGACGGCACACCCGACGTGCGGATCGTGATGCTGCACGGCGCGGACGCGGACGGCTGGTCGTTCGCGACGCACTCGGGCAGCCGCAAGGGCCGGCAGCTGGCGAACCGGCCGTATGCCGCCCTCGGCTTCTACTGGCCCGTGCAGGGCCGCCAGATCCGGGTCCGCGGCCCGGTCACGGCCGCGCCGTCGCAGGAGGGGCAGGCGGATCTGCACGCCCGCTCGACCGGGGCGCTGGCGGCGGCACTCACGGGCCGCCAGAGCGAAGTACTGGGCTCCACCGAGGAATTGGCACGGGCGTCGGAGCAGGCATGGGAGCAGGCGCAGCGCGAGCCGGACGCCCCGGTCCCGTCCTGGACGCTGTACCGCCTCCGGCCCGAGGAGGTGGAGTTCTTCCAGGGGGACGCGAGGCGCCGGCACGTGCGGCTCCGCTACCTCCGTACGGAGGAAGGCTGGGCGACGGAACTGCTGTGGCCGTGA
- a CDS encoding thiolase C-terminal domain-containing protein, whose translation MTPRSGQRAAVVGVALSDCGRVDDTTPYALHAQAARRALADAGLDRAVIDGFASAGLGTLAPAEVAEYLGLRPTWVDSTSVGGSTWEVMAAHAADAISSGRARAVLLVYGSTARADIKAGRRTGTLSFGARGPLQFEAPYGHTLIAKYAMAARRHMHAHGTTIEQLAEVAVQARANAAANPEAMFRDPITVEDVLAGPVIADPFTKLHCCIRSDGGAAVLLVAEELVRDCRTRPVWVLGAGEHVSHTTMSEWPDFTVSPAAVSGRLAFERAGVRPEEVDFAEIYDAFTYMTLVTLEDLGFCGKGEGGAFVEKGRLLVAGGELPVNTDGGGLSAQHPGMRGLFLLVEAVRQLRGEAGAGQVRKAGGRLPELAVASGTGGWFCSSGTVVLGRE comes from the coding sequence ATGACTCCCAGGTCCGGTCAACGCGCCGCGGTCGTCGGCGTGGCGCTCTCCGACTGCGGACGGGTGGACGACACGACCCCGTACGCCCTGCACGCCCAGGCCGCCCGCCGCGCCCTGGCCGACGCGGGCCTGGATCGTGCGGTGATCGACGGCTTCGCCTCCGCCGGGCTCGGCACACTGGCCCCGGCGGAGGTTGCCGAGTACCTCGGGCTGCGGCCCACCTGGGTCGATTCCACCTCCGTCGGCGGCTCCACCTGGGAGGTCATGGCGGCCCACGCGGCGGACGCGATCTCGTCGGGCCGCGCCAGAGCGGTGCTGCTGGTCTACGGTTCCACGGCCCGCGCGGACATCAAGGCGGGCCGCCGCACGGGCACCCTGTCCTTCGGCGCCCGCGGCCCTCTGCAGTTCGAGGCGCCGTACGGCCACACTCTGATCGCCAAGTACGCGATGGCGGCCCGCCGCCACATGCACGCCCACGGCACGACCATCGAGCAGCTGGCCGAGGTGGCGGTGCAGGCCCGGGCCAACGCGGCGGCCAACCCGGAGGCCATGTTCCGGGACCCGATCACGGTCGAGGACGTCCTGGCGGGTCCGGTGATCGCGGACCCCTTCACCAAGCTGCACTGCTGCATACGCTCCGACGGCGGGGCGGCGGTCCTGCTGGTGGCCGAGGAGCTGGTACGGGACTGCCGTACGCGCCCGGTGTGGGTGCTGGGGGCCGGAGAGCACGTCTCGCACACGACGATGTCCGAGTGGCCGGACTTCACGGTGTCCCCGGCCGCGGTGAGCGGCCGCCTCGCCTTCGAGCGGGCCGGGGTGCGCCCCGAGGAGGTCGACTTCGCGGAGATCTACGACGCCTTCACCTACATGACGCTGGTGACACTGGAGGACCTCGGCTTCTGCGGGAAGGGCGAGGGCGGGGCGTTCGTGGAGAAGGGGCGGCTGCTGGTGGCGGGCGGGGAGCTGCCGGTGAACACGGACGGGGGCGGGCTGTCCGCCCAGCACCCGGGGATGCGGGGGCTGTTCCTGCTCGTGGAGGCGGTACGGCAACTGCGGGGCGAGGCCGGGGCAGGGCAGGTCCGCAAGGCGGGCGGACGGCTGCCGGAACTGGCGGTGGCGTCGGGGACGGGGGGCTGGTTCTGTTCATCGGGGACGGTGGTGCTGGGGCGGGAGTGA
- a CDS encoding outer membrane protein assembly factor BamB family protein — protein MVDQLTQHDPRRIGPFEVLGRLGAGGMGLVYLARSASGRRVAIKTVRTELAEDQLFRVRFTREVEAARAVSGFYTAAVVDADPRAAVPWLATAYVPAPSLEEIVTECGPLPAQAVRWLAAGVAEALQSIHGAGLVHRDLKPSNVLVVEDGPRVIDFGIASGVSNTRLTMTNVAVGTPAYMSPEQAKDSRSVTGASDVFSLGSMLVFAATGHPPFHGANPVETVFMLLREGPDLSGLPDELRPLIESCMQMDPTARPNPADLQAQLAPHLFGSGSDDSGTASAWLPERAVTLIEARRGGRPATKPSTSGNRSGGGARPAVPPPPSHDPVPPTPSHDPVPMPVGAPDSGPVRLAGASVPIGPGPRVADARAAALKAPPPHAALAASWSRPGAGVNGAPGAAPAVPAPPAPAEAASGWRPWRFRMSNDVWGTPAVADDLVYVTSFEVHALDVATGRRRFKTRDVAWSMSVADGRVHASDGPTLFALDAREGTDLWRLQMDGWVYSLKSDRGTVVTATRGGGVQAWEASGGRKLWELTGAQTEFETPEAGPALHDGTVYVWQDARLRALDARSGEERWSYPIGDAASCGGVPVRLTHASDGCVYVCAGTRVLALEVASGMPRWHFEAPAVFLSPPAFAPGPAVTGGGVYLADYLGTVYALDPADGRDRWRIATESRAAIDPVLVAAGHVHVGSGKGLYTLDAVTGTPKWRFQAGGDIVGSPAVAEGRIHFGSTDHLLYTLKADDGRLRWKLATGGEITGAPVVKDGVVYACSKDRCVYALDAEKGTGTSRTS, from the coding sequence GTGGTGGATCAGCTGACGCAGCACGATCCGCGGCGGATCGGGCCGTTCGAGGTGCTGGGACGGCTGGGTGCCGGCGGCATGGGGCTGGTCTATCTCGCGCGCTCGGCGTCCGGCCGGCGCGTGGCGATCAAGACGGTGCGCACCGAACTGGCCGAGGACCAGCTGTTCCGGGTGCGTTTCACCCGCGAGGTGGAGGCCGCCCGGGCGGTCTCCGGTTTCTACACCGCCGCCGTGGTCGACGCCGACCCCCGCGCGGCCGTGCCGTGGCTCGCCACCGCGTACGTGCCCGCGCCCTCCCTCGAGGAGATAGTGACCGAGTGCGGCCCGCTGCCGGCCCAGGCGGTGCGCTGGCTCGCGGCGGGCGTGGCCGAGGCCCTGCAGTCCATCCACGGGGCGGGCCTGGTCCACCGGGACCTGAAGCCGTCGAACGTCCTCGTCGTGGAGGACGGCCCCCGGGTGATCGACTTCGGGATCGCTTCCGGTGTATCGAACACCCGTCTGACCATGACCAACGTGGCCGTCGGCACGCCCGCCTACATGTCCCCCGAACAGGCCAAGGACTCACGCAGCGTCACCGGTGCCAGCGATGTGTTCTCGCTGGGTTCGATGCTCGTCTTCGCGGCCACCGGGCATCCCCCCTTCCACGGCGCCAACCCCGTCGAGACCGTCTTCATGCTGCTGCGCGAGGGCCCGGACCTGTCCGGGCTGCCGGACGAGCTGCGTCCGCTCATCGAGTCCTGCATGCAGATGGACCCCACCGCCCGCCCCAACCCGGCCGACCTCCAGGCGCAGCTCGCCCCGCACCTGTTCGGCTCCGGCTCCGACGACAGCGGTACGGCGTCGGCGTGGCTGCCCGAGAGGGCGGTCACCCTGATCGAGGCCCGCCGGGGCGGGCGCCCTGCCACCAAGCCCTCCACCTCCGGCAACCGCAGCGGGGGCGGCGCGCGCCCCGCGGTGCCGCCCCCGCCCTCCCACGACCCGGTGCCGCCTACGCCGTCCCACGACCCGGTGCCGATGCCGGTCGGTGCGCCCGACTCCGGGCCGGTGCGGCTCGCGGGCGCCTCCGTGCCGATCGGCCCCGGGCCGCGGGTCGCCGACGCCCGGGCCGCCGCGCTGAAGGCGCCGCCGCCTCACGCCGCGCTCGCCGCGTCCTGGTCCCGTCCGGGGGCCGGGGTCAACGGCGCGCCCGGAGCGGCGCCCGCGGTCCCCGCGCCGCCCGCGCCCGCGGAGGCCGCCTCCGGCTGGCGCCCGTGGCGCTTCCGCATGTCGAACGACGTGTGGGGCACGCCCGCGGTCGCCGACGACCTGGTCTACGTCACCTCCTTCGAGGTGCACGCCCTGGACGTGGCGACCGGCCGCCGCCGCTTCAAGACCCGCGACGTCGCCTGGTCGATGTCGGTCGCGGACGGCCGTGTCCACGCCTCCGACGGGCCCACCCTGTTCGCCCTGGACGCCCGCGAGGGCACCGATCTGTGGCGGCTGCAGATGGACGGCTGGGTGTACTCCCTCAAGTCCGACCGCGGCACGGTCGTCACCGCCACCCGTGGCGGCGGCGTCCAGGCGTGGGAGGCGTCCGGCGGCCGGAAGCTGTGGGAGCTCACCGGCGCGCAGACCGAGTTCGAGACCCCGGAGGCGGGCCCCGCGCTCCACGACGGCACGGTGTACGTGTGGCAGGACGCCCGGCTGCGCGCCCTGGACGCCCGCAGCGGCGAGGAGCGCTGGTCGTACCCCATCGGCGACGCGGCCTCCTGCGGCGGGGTCCCCGTACGCCTCACCCACGCGAGTGACGGCTGTGTGTACGTCTGTGCCGGCACCCGGGTCCTGGCCCTGGAGGTGGCGAGCGGCATGCCGCGCTGGCACTTCGAGGCGCCGGCGGTCTTCCTGAGCCCGCCCGCCTTCGCACCGGGCCCGGCGGTGACGGGCGGCGGCGTCTACCTCGCGGACTACCTCGGCACGGTGTACGCCCTCGACCCGGCGGACGGCCGCGACCGCTGGCGCATCGCCACCGAGTCCCGGGCGGCGATCGACCCGGTGCTGGTGGCCGCCGGGCACGTCCACGTGGGCAGCGGCAAGGGCCTGTACACCCTCGACGCGGTCACCGGCACCCCCAAGTGGCGCTTCCAGGCGGGCGGCGACATCGTGGGCTCCCCGGCGGTCGCGGAGGGCCGCATCCACTTCGGCTCCACGGACCACCTGCTGTACACGCTGAAGGCCGACGACGGCCGCCTGCGCTGGAAGCTGGCCACCGGCGGCGAGATCACCGGCGCCCCGGTGGTGAAGGACGGCGTGGTGTACGCGTGCAGCAAGGACCGCTGCGTGTACGCACTGGACGCGGAGAAGGGCACCGGGACGTCCCGAACGTCCTGA
- a CDS encoding VOC family protein: MAENPPSSSHDGPFPEGVPCWIDAQLPDVEAGKRFYGELFGWSFEEAPGSSVWAHLRGEPVAALNRKVDGRMPTVWTVYFATPDATALARRIMAAGGQVVALPEPVDGLGTAALAADPEGAVFGLWQAGAHAGFGKRHEPGSFTWAELYTRDTASANTFYTGLFHDALFGPGAVPDFGRAPLEDVFPAEMPPHFLVHFGVRDGAAALGAVARLGGRVQVPAFDTSYGRVAVVSDDQGASFALLQR, translated from the coding sequence ATGGCCGAAAATCCGCCATCGTCTTCGCACGACGGCCCCTTCCCCGAGGGCGTCCCGTGCTGGATCGACGCGCAGTTGCCCGACGTCGAGGCGGGCAAGCGGTTCTACGGTGAGCTCTTCGGGTGGAGCTTCGAGGAGGCGCCCGGCTCGTCCGTGTGGGCGCACCTCCGCGGCGAACCGGTGGCTGCGCTGAACCGCAAGGTCGACGGGCGGATGCCCACCGTCTGGACGGTGTACTTCGCCACCCCCGACGCCACCGCGCTGGCCCGGCGGATCATGGCGGCCGGCGGCCAGGTCGTCGCCCTGCCCGAGCCCGTGGACGGGCTCGGCACCGCGGCGCTGGCCGCCGACCCCGAGGGCGCCGTGTTCGGGCTCTGGCAGGCCGGGGCGCACGCGGGCTTCGGCAAGCGGCACGAACCCGGCTCCTTCACCTGGGCCGAGCTGTACACGCGGGACACCGCCTCCGCGAACACGTTCTACACGGGCCTCTTCCACGACGCCCTGTTCGGCCCCGGCGCCGTCCCCGACTTCGGGCGGGCTCCGCTGGAGGACGTCTTCCCCGCCGAGATGCCGCCGCACTTCCTCGTCCACTTCGGCGTCCGGGACGGCGCGGCGGCGCTCGGTGCGGTGGCCCGGCTGGGCGGGCGCGTACAGGTACCGGCGTTCGACACCTCGTACGGACGGGTGGCGGTGGTCAGCGACGACCAGGGGGCGAGCTTCGCGCTTCTCCAGCGCTGA
- a CDS encoding acyl-CoA dehydrogenase family protein — MDTSFTAEQNEIRRTVREVLAKRCGPEDVRAAASTAAGYDPALWATLGGQLGLPGLALPEAYGGAGCGTTDLALACEEVGRTLAPSPLLATAVLAAPLLLALGTDAQRAALLPRIAAGELTATLAVPGAALATALALAGDNRGDWAGGGRAGGVQARRAAGTWRLYGEAAQVLHGHSAGLLVVAAHAGGFARSRTLLFLVRDGAVRTRQTALDGTRPCARIQLRDVEAELLGEDGADVAVALASVGDRAAAVLACEAVGAADRVLERTVEYVGQREQFGRPIGSFQAVKHRLADVYVRVRAARSAAYYAAWAGGKESGGAARRGCPQALSAGGGSLEGPCRETDGQVGGLALAQALQALRTAAAEGIQLHGGIGFTWEGAAHLYFKRAAGDELLFGPVHRLRAHAADAAGLFERGEVAV; from the coding sequence ATGGACACCAGCTTCACCGCCGAACAGAACGAGATCCGCCGTACGGTGCGCGAGGTGCTGGCCAAGCGCTGCGGACCCGAGGACGTGCGCGCCGCCGCCTCGACCGCCGCCGGGTACGACCCGGCCCTGTGGGCCACCCTCGGCGGGCAGCTCGGTCTGCCCGGGCTGGCGCTCCCCGAGGCGTACGGCGGTGCGGGCTGCGGCACGACCGACCTCGCTCTCGCCTGCGAGGAGGTGGGCCGGACCCTCGCCCCCTCCCCGCTGCTCGCCACCGCGGTCCTCGCCGCGCCCCTGCTGCTCGCTCTGGGCACCGACGCCCAGCGCGCCGCACTGCTGCCCCGGATCGCCGCCGGAGAGTTGACCGCCACCCTCGCCGTCCCGGGCGCCGCCCTCGCCACCGCCCTCGCCCTCGCCGGGGACAACCGGGGCGACTGGGCGGGCGGCGGACGCGCCGGTGGCGTCCAGGCGCGGCGGGCGGCCGGCACCTGGCGGCTGTACGGGGAGGCGGCCCAGGTCCTCCACGGGCACAGCGCCGGGCTGCTGGTCGTGGCCGCGCACGCCGGTGGGTTCGCGCGGTCGCGGACGCTGCTGTTCCTCGTACGGGACGGTGCCGTCCGTACGCGGCAGACCGCCCTGGACGGGACGCGGCCCTGCGCCCGGATCCAACTGCGCGACGTGGAGGCGGAATTGCTCGGTGAGGACGGTGCCGATGTGGCGGTGGCGCTCGCCTCGGTCGGGGACCGTGCCGCCGCCGTGCTCGCCTGCGAGGCCGTGGGCGCCGCCGACCGGGTGCTGGAGCGAACTGTCGAGTACGTCGGGCAGCGGGAGCAGTTCGGGCGGCCCATCGGGTCCTTCCAGGCCGTGAAGCACCGGCTGGCCGACGTGTACGTGCGGGTACGCGCGGCGCGCTCGGCGGCGTACTACGCGGCGTGGGCCGGTGGGAAGGAATCAGGGGGTGCGGCGCGACGGGGGTGCCCCCAGGCGTTGAGCGCCGGGGGAGGCTCCTTGGAAGGGCCGTGTCGGGAGACGGACGGGCAGGTCGGCGGGCTCGCGCTCGCCCAGGCCCTTCAGGCGCTGCGGACCGCCGCGGCCGAGGGGATCCAGTTGCACGGCGGCATCGGTTTCACCTGGGAGGGCGCGGCGCATCTCTACTTCAAACGGGCCGCCGGCGACGAGCTGCTGTTCGGGCCCGTGCACCGGCTGCGGGCGCACGCGGCGGACGCGGCGGGGCTCTTCGAGCGCGGGGAGGTGGCGGTGTGA
- a CDS encoding Zn-ribbon domain-containing OB-fold protein, protein MSGRFDVPDVDAFTRPYWDAAARGRLLVRRCSACGRAHHYPREFCPFCWSDDVAWEPASGRATLYTWSVVHRNDLPPFDGRTPYVAAVVDLTEGPRMMTEVVGCGPSGLRVGMALEVAFREGVPVFRPRENR, encoded by the coding sequence GTGAGCGGGCGCTTCGACGTCCCCGACGTGGACGCCTTCACGCGCCCCTACTGGGACGCGGCGGCGCGGGGACGGCTGCTGGTCCGCCGCTGCTCGGCCTGCGGGCGCGCCCACCACTACCCGCGCGAGTTCTGCCCGTTCTGCTGGAGCGACGACGTGGCCTGGGAGCCGGCGAGCGGCCGGGCGACCCTCTACACCTGGTCCGTCGTCCACCGGAACGACCTGCCGCCCTTCGACGGGCGCACACCGTACGTCGCCGCCGTGGTCGACCTCACGGAGGGGCCGCGGATGATGACCGAGGTGGTGGGGTGCGGACCGTCCGGGCTGCGGGTCGGCATGGCACTGGAGGTGGCCTTCAGGGAGGGCGTGCCCGTGTTCCGGCCGCGGGAAAACCGGTGA
- a CDS encoding GNAT family N-acetyltransferase — translation MADIRERSLSRPVPEPQGHGLRLSFWDPESDAHLEAWFRGLTDPDFTQWNTPLKIVRNRADAAESLRSKAEGTARGSSVSFRIADAASGTTLGHIGVNEIDRVLSLARVGYWVLPEARGHGVATRALALAAHWALTDLGLHRLELGHALGHEASCRIAERCGFRYEGTLRDAMFAAGRHDAFRDVHLHARIASDPEPPGPGQEA, via the coding sequence ATGGCCGACATACGCGAGAGGTCCCTCAGCCGCCCCGTTCCCGAACCCCAGGGCCACGGCCTGCGGTTGAGTTTCTGGGACCCGGAGTCCGACGCCCACCTCGAGGCATGGTTCCGGGGGCTGACCGACCCGGATTTCACACAGTGGAACACTCCGCTGAAGATCGTGCGGAACAGGGCCGACGCGGCTGAGTCGCTGCGGTCGAAGGCGGAGGGCACGGCGAGGGGGAGCAGCGTGTCGTTCCGGATCGCGGACGCGGCGAGCGGTACGACACTGGGGCACATCGGCGTCAACGAGATCGACCGTGTCCTGAGCCTGGCCCGCGTCGGCTACTGGGTGCTCCCCGAGGCCCGTGGTCACGGCGTCGCGACCCGAGCGCTCGCGCTCGCCGCCCACTGGGCCCTCACCGACCTCGGCCTGCACCGCCTGGAACTGGGCCACGCCCTCGGCCACGAGGCGTCCTGCCGTATCGCCGAGCGGTGCGGCTTCCGGTACGAGGGGACGCTGCGCGACGCGATGTTCGCAGCCGGACGGCACGACGCGTTCCGGGACGTGCATCTGCACGCCAGGATCGCGAGCGACCCGGAGCCGCCGGGGCCCGGCCAGGAGGCGTAA
- a CDS encoding nitroreductase family deazaflavin-dependent oxidoreductase: MTALGVRIVQKVSSTRAFARAAPHVVPALDRAVHRLTGGKVLLSAQMLPGVILTSTGARSGLARRTPLACMPEEGGSWLLIGSNFGRPGHPAWTHNLLAHPDAEINWRGEDIPVTAHLLRGRERDAAWKAVLAFWPPYATYQERVEREIRLFRVLPR; encoded by the coding sequence GTGACGGCCCTCGGTGTACGGATCGTGCAGAAGGTGTCCTCCACGCGGGCCTTCGCCAGGGCCGCGCCGCACGTCGTGCCCGCCCTGGACCGCGCGGTGCACCGGTTGACCGGTGGAAAGGTGCTGCTCAGCGCGCAGATGCTGCCAGGCGTGATCCTCACGTCCACCGGCGCGAGAAGCGGCCTCGCACGCCGTACGCCGCTCGCGTGCATGCCGGAGGAGGGCGGCAGCTGGCTCCTGATCGGCTCCAACTTCGGGCGGCCCGGCCATCCGGCCTGGACCCACAACCTCCTCGCCCACCCCGACGCGGAGATCAACTGGAGGGGCGAGGACATCCCGGTCACGGCCCATCTGCTGCGGGGCCGGGAGCGGGACGCCGCCTGGAAGGCGGTGCTGGCGTTCTGGCCGCCGTACGCCACGTACCAGGAGCGGGTGGAGCGGGAGATCCGGCTGTTCCGGGTCCTGCCGCGGTGA
- a CDS encoding DoxX family membrane protein: MDTIWLSGGEWLAVLRIGLGLWWLESWRHKDKKAWFQRGAGIAWAAGIAAEHRWTAVRSGFDAVVAPRPKAMAYVVAYAELALGLGLVTGFLTPIALIGGLVLNVLYFVLMIHDWAEQGQNSMMALISVVALFGMSWQAWSVDGALGLFR, encoded by the coding sequence ATGGACACGATCTGGCTCAGCGGCGGGGAATGGCTCGCCGTGCTGCGTATCGGGCTCGGGCTGTGGTGGCTGGAGAGCTGGCGGCACAAGGACAAGAAGGCGTGGTTCCAGCGGGGCGCCGGGATCGCGTGGGCCGCGGGGATCGCAGCCGAGCACCGCTGGACGGCGGTGCGCAGCGGCTTCGACGCGGTGGTCGCGCCCCGGCCCAAGGCGATGGCGTACGTGGTGGCGTACGCGGAACTCGCGCTCGGGCTCGGGCTGGTCACCGGCTTCCTCACGCCGATCGCCCTGATCGGCGGGCTCGTGCTCAACGTCCTCTACTTCGTCCTCATGATCCACGACTGGGCCGAACAGGGGCAGAACTCGATGATGGCGCTGATCTCGGTGGTGGCGCTGTTCGGGATGTCGTGGCAGGCCTGGTCGGTGGACGGCGCGCTGGGGCTGTTCCGGTGA
- a CDS encoding flavin-containing monooxygenase, whose product MADSSSASPRAVVPAHEDRPVYVVGGGPGGLAAAYALRARGVRAVVLEKSDRVGASWRRHYDRLHLHTTRRLSALPGLPMPRSFGRWVSRDNVVRYLEKYAEHHQLEIVTGVEVSRIDPAPDGTGWLLHATGGRELTGSAVVVATGYNHTPRVPDWPGRDAFTGELLHAGEYRDAKPYAGRDVLVVGTGNTGAEIAVDLAEGGASRVRLSVRTAPHILRRSTAGWATQYTGVLVRRLPVGLVDRLARPVARLSVPDLSAYGLPRPGTGLYSRVKDGSIPVQDVGLIDAVRKGRVEVVAAVEGFEGGKVVLADDSRIEPDAVIAATGYVRALEGLVGHLGVLDARGRPVVHGARTPGTAPGLYFTGFTNPISGMLRELAIDAQKIAKAVARQAERTRAAG is encoded by the coding sequence ATGGCCGACTCGTCTTCCGCTTCACCGCGTGCCGTGGTGCCCGCCCACGAGGACCGACCGGTGTACGTCGTAGGCGGCGGCCCGGGCGGTCTCGCCGCCGCGTACGCGTTGCGCGCCCGGGGCGTACGGGCCGTCGTACTGGAGAAGTCCGACCGGGTCGGAGCGTCCTGGCGGCGTCACTACGACCGGCTGCACCTGCACACCACGCGGCGCCTGTCCGCCCTGCCCGGGCTGCCGATGCCGCGGTCCTTCGGGCGGTGGGTGTCCCGCGACAACGTGGTGCGCTACCTCGAGAAGTACGCCGAGCACCACCAGCTGGAGATCGTCACCGGCGTCGAGGTCTCCCGCATCGACCCCGCCCCCGACGGCACCGGCTGGCTGTTGCACGCCACCGGCGGCCGTGAGCTGACCGGCAGCGCGGTCGTCGTCGCCACCGGCTACAACCACACCCCGCGCGTGCCCGACTGGCCCGGCCGCGACGCCTTCACCGGCGAGCTCCTGCACGCCGGCGAGTACCGCGACGCGAAGCCCTACGCCGGCCGCGACGTCCTCGTCGTCGGTACCGGCAACACCGGCGCCGAGATCGCCGTCGACCTGGCGGAGGGCGGCGCCTCGCGGGTGCGGTTGTCGGTACGGACGGCGCCCCACATCCTGCGGCGCTCGACCGCCGGGTGGGCCACCCAGTACACGGGCGTGCTCGTACGGCGGCTGCCGGTGGGGCTCGTCGACCGGCTGGCCCGGCCGGTGGCGCGGCTGAGCGTGCCGGACCTGTCGGCGTACGGGCTGCCCCGGCCCGGCACCGGGCTGTACAGCAGGGTCAAGGACGGCTCGATCCCCGTGCAGGACGTCGGGCTCATCGACGCCGTGCGCAAGGGGCGGGTCGAGGTGGTGGCGGCCGTCGAGGGTTTCGAGGGCGGCAAGGTCGTCCTCGCCGACGACAGCCGGATCGAGCCGGACGCCGTGATCGCCGCGACCGGGTACGTCCGCGCCCTGGAAGGCCTCGTCGGGCACCTCGGCGTGCTCGACGCCCGCGGCAGACCGGTCGTCCACGGCGCCCGCACCCCGGGCACCGCCCCCGGCCTGTACTTCACCGGCTTCACCAATCCGATCAGCGGCATGCTCCGCGAACTGGCCATCGACGCACAGAAGATCGCGAAGGCCGTCGCCCGCCAGGCGGAGCGGACGCGCGCCGCAGGCTGA